A single window of Ovis canadensis isolate MfBH-ARS-UI-01 breed Bighorn chromosome 15, ARS-UI_OviCan_v2, whole genome shotgun sequence DNA harbors:
- the LOC138420153 gene encoding olfactory receptor 52A1-like produces the protein MYISNITVFMPSVLTLIGIPGLESVQCWIGIPFCIMYLIAIIGNSLLLIIIKSEPSLHEPMYIFLGMLAVTDMALLTSVVPKMLGIFWFHIPEIYFDSCLLQMWLIHTFQGIESGILLAMALDRYVAICYPLRHAAIFTPHLISQIASAVTLRAALLVAPCLVLIKFRLQFYYKTVISHSYCEHMAIVKLATGNIRVNKIYGLFVAFNIAVFDLSFITLSYIQIFITVFRLPQKEARLKAFNTCIAHICVFLQFYILAFFSFFAHRFGSHIPTFIHILISSIYLLVPPFLNPLVYGAKTKQIRIQMVKMFCL, from the coding sequence ATGTacatttccaacatcacagtcttCATGCCTTCTGTGTTGACACTAATAGGGATCCCAGGCCTAGAGTCTGTGCAGTGTTGGATTGGGATTCCATTCTGTATTATGTATCTCATTGCTATAATCGGAAATTCTTTGCTTCTGATCATCATCAAATCAGAACCCAGCCTCCATGAGCCCATGTACATTTTCCTAGGCATGCTAGCAGTAACTGATATGGCACTTCTTACCAGTGTTGTGCCCAAGATGCTTGGAATCTTCTGGTTTCACATACCAGAGATATATTTTGACTCCTGCTTGCTTCAAATGTGGCTCATTCACACATTTCAGGGCATAGAGTCAGGCATCTTGCTGGCCATGGCCCTGGACCGCTATGTAGCCATCTGTTATCCACTCAGACATGCTGCCATCTTCACTCCCCACCTCATTTCTCAAATAGCAAGTGCAGTAACACTCAGGGCTGCCCTTCTTGTAGCCCCTTGCCTAGTACTGATAAAATTCCGATTGCAATTTTACTACAAAACAGTCATCTCCCACTCCTACTGTGAGCATATGGCCATTGTGAAACTGGCTACAGGAAATATCCGGGTCAACAAAATCTATGGTTTATTTGTGGCTTTCAACATTGCTGTGTTTGATCTCTCTTTCATTACATTGTCCTATATACAGATATTTATCACAGTTTTTCGTTTGCCCCAGAAGGAGGCTAGGTTGAAAGCATTCAACACTTGTATCGCTCACATCTGTGTCTTCCTCCAGTTCTACATCCttgccttcttctctttctttgcacatAGGTTTGGTTCTCACATCCCCACTTTTATCCATATTCTCATTTCTAGCATTTACTTGCTGGTCCCTCCATTTCTCAATCCACTTGTCTATGGTGCAAAGACAAAGCAGATCCGTATCCAAATGGTAAAAATGTTCTGTTTGTAA